A stretch of the Salminus brasiliensis chromosome 23, fSalBra1.hap2, whole genome shotgun sequence genome encodes the following:
- the LOC140545627 gene encoding gamma-crystallin M2-like, with the protein MGRIIFYEDRNFMGRSYECSSDCSDMSSYLSRCHSCRVESGCWMVYDRPNYMGNQYFMRRGEYSDYMSMMGMSDCIRSCRMIPMYRGSYRMRIYERENFMGQMMEVTDDCDSVMERYNWSGGCHSCHVMDGHWLMYEQPHYRGRMRYVRPGEYRSFRDWGGMRFMSMRRIMDSWY; encoded by the exons ATGGGCAGG ATCATCTTCTACGAGGACAGGAACTTCATGGGCCGCTCCTATGAGTGCAGCAGCGACTGCTCCGATATGTCCTCCTACCTGAGCCGCTGCCACTCCTGCAGGGTGGAGAGCGGCTGCTGGATGGTCTACGACCGCCCCAACTACATGGGCAACCAGTACTTCATGAGGAGGGGCGAGTACTCTGACTACATGAGCATGATGGGAATGAGCGACTGCATCAGGTCTTGCCGTATGATCCCTATG TACAGGGGATCCTACAGAATGAGGATCTACGAGAGGGAGAACTTCATGGGACAGATGATGGAGGTGACCGATGACTGCGATTCCGTCATGGAGCGCTACAACTGGTCCGGCGGCTGCCACTCCTGCCACGTGATGGACGGCCACTGGCTCATGTATGAGCAGCCCCACTACAGAGGCAGGATGAGGTATGTCAGGCCCGGAGAGTACAGGAGCTTCAGAGACTGGGGCGGCATGAGGTTCATGAGCATGAGGCGCATCATGGACTCCTGGTATTAG